GGACTGGGGACTGGGGACTGGGGACTAGGGACTGGGAAAAAATTCCAAAATTTGGGATGGTTCAGAGCAAATTCCATAATTTTTCCTTTCCTCTTACCCAATCTCCAATCCCTAATCCCTAATCCCCAGTCCCTTTTAGTTTTCTTGTTCTAGCATATGCTTTGCCTGCACAAGTCTCTGCTTATCTTCATCACTGACTGTGGGATATTTTAATTTGAGTGATTCTAACTTTGTGCAGATGATATCGGCAACTACAAGGCGTGTAAACCATTTGCGATCGGCAGGAATAATATGCCAAGGTGCCCAAGAACTGCTAGTATTATTAAATACCTCTTCATAAGCATCCATATAATCATCCCAAAAAGCTCTTTCCTTAACATCATTTACTGAAAACTTCCAGTTTTTATCTGGTGAGTCAATGCGAGCAAGAAAGCGCTTCTTCTGTTCCAATTTAGAAACATTGAGAAAAAATTTCAGTACAATAATCCCATTATTTACCAAATATTTTTCAAAATTATTTATTTCTTCAAAGCGCTGTTTCCAAATTTTATTTCCTGGAGGATATTCAGGCAGTTGTTGCTTTTTGAGAATTTCTGGATGAACACGAGCCACCAGCACTTCTTCATAGTATGAACGGTTGAAGATGCCAATACGACCGCGTTCTGGCAAAGCCTTCATATTCCGCCACAAATAGTCATGGTCTAATTCTTCCGTACTTGGTGCTTTAAAACTAAATACCTGAAATCCTTGGGGATTCACACCAGACATGACATGTTTAATTGTACTGTCTTTGCCAGCAGCATCCATAGCCTGGAAAATAATTAGTAATGCATAAGTATTTTGAGCATAGAGAATATCTTGATAGTTTGCTATTTGTTCAATATCTCTCTGTAATTTTATTCCGCCATCATTCTTTTCTGAAAAATCTATTTTATATGCCGGATCATAGTTTTTTTTCAGAGAAATCTTTGCACCTGGTGGAACAATAAAAGCATCATGATTCATAGAAAATTATACCAAATTTGAAAAAATTAAGTAGAAAAGGCAAAAAACGGGTAAATTTTATGCTATCAAATATCAAATGTAGCGCTGATTCATGAAAACTTACGGTTTCTTAATTTTGGCTGTTTTGGGATAGGACGCATCGCTTCTCGACCCAAAATAAACATCCCCGCCACACCCAAACAGACAAACCAAACATATTGATACCAAAAATGCCGAATCTGTTCAACTGTACTTAATTCTGCATGTAATGTGTGTAAATAAAGCAACAGCACAAGTATCATCAATGCTGCAAAACCAACAAAACTTAAACCAACACAAATTCTTGCAGGTCGTAGTTCAAAATCGCTAATTTGCTCAATATCAATTTCTGCAAGTTCGTTTAAGGAATTATCTGCTAGTGTTGAAGCTACTTGCAATTTTTGGCGTAGCTCTGGCGGTAAAATTGGCGTCAGTGTTGCTACGGTGGGGCGGCGTAGCAAAGCTTCTGTATTTCGCAATAATTCCAGTGGCTTACGAACAGTGGCTGGCTGAGCAAATTCTATCTGATCTGTAGCAGTCGGGGCGGTAGCTTCGCTTTTAAAATCCATAGCACGCCTTACAAAAAGCAGGATATCAATAGCCTAGCGAATCAGTTAGGGGCTATGCAAATATCAAAATTGGGAATTGGGAATTGGGAATTAGTTACTCTTCCTCATCCCCCTCATCCCCCCATCTCCCTCATCCCCCTCATCCCCCCATCTCCCCCTAGGAGGCTGAAGACTGTAACTTTTCCAGTTGTGCTAGTACTTCTGTGCTGTGGATGGATGGGTTAACCTTGACAAAAGTCTCGCGTAGGATGCCTTGGGGGTCGATAATAAAACTGTGGCGCATAGATACGAAACCGATCCAAGAACCGTAAGTTTTACTAACTGCACCGGTAGTATCAGCCAATAGAGGAAATTTTAGCCCCTCCGAATCGCAAAATTCAGCATGAGAGTCAACATCATCGGCACTAACGCCAATAATCTGAGTGTTTTTCTCTATATATTTGGGTAAATCTTGCTGAAAACGACGAGCTTCAATGGTGCAACCAGAGGTAAAGTCTTTGGGATAAAAGTAGAGGACTACCCACTTACCGCGCAAATCAGATAAGGATATTCTGCCATTACCTGTATTGGTTGGCAAGCTAAACTCTGGTGCGGGTTGATTAATTGCAGGAAGTTTACCACCCAAAGCAATAGCATCGGGGGCAAAATTCAACCAACTCATCACAGCAAAACAACTGGCAAATAATATGCTCAAAAAAGTGCGACGGTAAATCATTGTATAGACCAAAAATACAACTTTTACATAAGTTTACAATTATTGAGTACCGTGGGGCACATGGGGACGTACCCATGACTGATTTTTGGTGCGTTATGGACTATCGTCCATAACGCACCCTACTGGCGTGGCAAGGCTAAAATACGGTCATGATATCAAAGCATTTTTTTACCAATTACCTATTTTGGTCTCATCCCAGACCTCTAGTTCTAATTCATGGAGATAAGTTAATCCATTCTGAATTTGTTCTTTTGTTCCTTGCAATTCCAGGTCAAACCAACCATCTCCGACAGCATTTGCTCCCAGAATTGCCGCAGTGATATTCACAGTTAAATTGTAGTCGGACACCAAGCGAGAAATCACAGGCTCTTGGTGATAGTCCTTGGGAATTCTAACTCGAATCCGTTTATGGATCAGCGTATTGTCACTAGCCATATTGGGAATTGGGAATTGGTAATTGGGAATTGGGAATTGGTAATTGGGAATTGGGAATTGGGAATTGGTAATTGGGAATTGGGAATTGGGAATTGGGAATTGGTAATTGGGAATTGGGAATTGGGAATTGGGAATTGGTAATTGGTAATTGGGAATTGGGAATTGGGAATTGGGAATTGGTAATTGGGAATTGGGAATTGGGAATTGGGAATTGGGAATTGGTAATTGGTAATTGGGAAAAAATTTCTCCCTCATCTCCCCTGCTCCCCTGCTCCCCTGCAATCACTTATTCAACATCTTTAATACGGGTTTTGCGTTCTAAAATCTCTTTGAGTACTAAGGTTACTACTGCTAACAGTGCCAACAGGACAGCCGCAGAAAAGGCAGCTTCGGTTTCATATTGTTTGTAAGCGTCCTCTACAAACAGTGGTAGGCTTTGGGTTTGATCGGCAATGTTGCCAGATACTACTGAAACCGCGCCAAATTCACCCATTGCTCTGGCATTTGTCAAAATTATGCCGTATAGTAAGCCCCAACGAATACTGGGTAGGGTAACGCGCCAAAATACCTGCCAATCGTTTGCACCGAGAATTCTAGCAGCTTCTTCTTGATCCTTACCGAACTCTTCTAAAACTGGAATAACTTCGCGGGCGACAAAGGGCATACTCACGAACGCTGTAGCTAGCACCATGCCTGGAAAGGCAAAGATAATTTTGATATCGTGTGCTTGCAGCCAAGGCCCAAACCACCCATTTCGCCCGTAGAGTAGGACAATCATCAATCCTGCAACCACGGGTGAAATTGAAAAGGGCAGGTCAATAATACTTAATACTACGGCGCGTCCGGGGAATTTGTACCGAGCGATCGCCCAAGCTGCACAGAGTCCAAATACTGTATTCAAAGGCACAGCAATCACAGCTAATATCAGTGTCAGCCAAGCTGCATGGAGAAAGGCAGGTTTGCTAAGGTTGGACAAAAACGGCCCTACTCCCTTAGCAAAAGCTTGGACAAAAACGTTGAGGGCTGGTATATATTGAACCAGGGCTAAATAGGCGATCGCTATCCCAATCAAAAGTGCTGGTACCCAACTCTTTTGCTGTTTCGGTTTGGCTGTATCTGTATCAGATGCAGTTGAGTGAAAACTAGGCTTATCTACTGTCATAACGTCTTGCCCACGCTTGTAAGAAGTTAATTGCTAAAAGCAGCACCAAAGAAATTGACAGTAGAACTATGCCAATTACAGTCGCGCCAGAATAGTCATACTGCTCCAAACGTTGAAAAATCAGCACAGGTGCGATTAAATCTTGGTAAGGTGTATTGGAAGAAATAATCACAGTCGAGCCATACTCGCCCACTGCACGAGAGAAGCCCAAGGCAATACCTGTCAAAATTGTGGGAAACAAAGGCGGCAAAATCACTTTCCAAAAGGTCTGCCACTGAGAAGCACCCAAACACCAGGCGGCTTCTTCTATTTCATGTTCCATTTCTTGCAGCACCGGTTGCACAGTCCTGACCACAAAAGGCAAGGAGATAAATATCATTGCCACCGCTACGCCCACACGCGTAAAAGATACCTTAATTCCTAAAGGTGCTAGTAGTGAACCAATCCAACCGTTATCGCTGTAAACTGTTGCCAGTGTTAACCCTGCCACTGAAGTTGGTAGGGCAAAGGGTAAATCGACTGTGGCATCAACCAACCGTTTTAAGGGAAAGTCGTAGCGAACTAAAACCCAAGCAATCAGAGTACCAAAAACGCCATTGAGCAGAGCCGCAAATATTGAAGTAACAAATGTGACATTATAAGTCGCCAAAGCAAGGGGACTAGTAGCGATCGCCCAAAACCTAGCTGGAGGTTCCGTACTTGCTTTCAGGAACATAGCAGTTATGGGTATAAACAACATCACTGTTAGGTATATTAAAGTAATTCGCCAAGTCCAAGGAAGCCGTACCAACTGCTGCAAGAACGCTTTACCTGCCGGAGTTTTACCTTCACCTTCTACAGTAGGAGATAGAGTCATAATTAGCAATTCAAAATTTCAAAGAGGGTTTGTTAGTTGTTAGTTGTCAGTTGTCAGTTGTTAGTTGTTTTTTCTTTACCACTGACCACTGACCACTGACCACCGACCACTGACCACCGACCACTGACCACTGACGACTAACTAATTACCACTAACTAATTACCGTTTGATTTTGGCTTGAACTTGGTCAAAAACACCGCCATCTGCGAAGAACTTTTTATCAATTTCACTCCATCCGCCGAAGTCTTCTGCTGTACCGAGAGTTTTCACTTTGGGAAATTTGTCTGTAACTTCCTTGGTTTGGGATAATTTTTCATCCACAGGTCGGAATCCCAATTTGACAAACTCCTGCTGTGCTTCTGGACTGTAGAGGTATTTGACAAATCCTTCAGCAACTTCGCGGGTACCATGCTTATCAACGTTTTTATCTACCACGGCGATGGGATTGTCGATGGATATGTTCACATCAGGAACAACATACTCAACTTTCTCGCCCTTTTGTTGTGCCAAAATAACTTCGTTTTCATAGTTGATTAAAGCATCCCCCTGACCTTGCTTGGCAAATGTGTCAGTGGCTTCCCGTGCATCTTTAGTCAGAATTGGTACATTTTGATAAACCTTGGTGATAAATTCAGTAGCTTTAGCGTCATCGCCACCAGTTTTGATTACGGAGTTCCACAGTGCTAAGAAATTCCAGCGAGCAATACCTGATGTTTTCGGGTCAGCAGTAATCAGTTTTACACCATCTTTTTCTAAGTCTGCCCAGGTTTTGATACCTTTGGGGTTGCCTGGACGTGTAACTAAGGCTGCCACTGATTTGGAGACAATGCCATTGTTGGGAACTTCTTTCTCCCATCCTGGTTGAATCAGTCCGGCTTTCTCAATCTTAGACGTGTCTCCAGCTAATGCTAAATGCACAACATCTGCCTCCAAACCGTCGATGACGGCACGAGTTTGGGAACCAGATCCGCCATAGCTTTGCTTAAAGGTGACAGTTTGGTTATGTTCTTTCTTCCACTGTTCCACAAATTTGGGAATGATGGCTTCGTGAGCCGCTTTGGTAACGGCAAAGGAAACCAGGGTTAATTCTACGTTCTGTTTGCTAGCAGCAACAGGACTGGCATTAGGGGTTTCAATAGCAGAATTAGTTCCATTATTACCAGAACAGGCGGCGATCGCTACACTCAAAATCGCCCCTAGCATTGCCAGCGATACAAAGCCTTTGAACGATTTTACCCTGAATCTGTATGTTCTCTGTTGGGCGTAGACGCGTTCGCCTTTGGCGTTGCCGCAGGCTAGCGGCTTGTCGTAAGACATCGCTTGTAATTTTCTCAGTGCATGTTGCCACAAAGTCATTCCATTTACTCCTTTTAATCTACTTTTCATTGATCGGAATATAGTTATATACAGTCTAAAATAATAGATGATTGCTGGTATCGAATTGCAAAAAAAACAATAACTTCACATCCTCTATCGAGAATATGGAGATTCTAGCAGTTTACTGAGCAATTAAAAATACTTTTGCTCTCAAGTCTCAAATTCTCATCACAATCGGCTACTGCGTGTCTGGTGAAGTTTGTGAGAGAATGGCTGATTTTCGAGTCAAGTCGATTTTTACTGGAATATCTGTATATCAAGCTTGTTTTAACAACATATTTGCCTTGTGGAGCGATCGTTCATCCAAATTGCGTACAGGCAAAAATGTCAATTAATTTTTATTTTATGCAGACATGTTATTCATAGCTAAACTGCATGAATAACTCACGAAATTTTGAACATAAATAGGGGTGTTGCTGAATTGAAGTATGAAATTAAAAAATCGAGGATTGAAAACTCTTATCTTTGCGTCTTGGCGCGGCAGTCGCTCATGGGGAGCCAGTCCGTTGCGGAGGTTCCCTCCGTTGTAGGAACTGGCGTGGAAACCCCCATCGCCAACGTATACCAAAGTTTTTTAATGGAATTTTTATCAATAGTGTTTTTTTACTAAAAAAAATATAAATTAATTCAAATACTAAAGTCAAAAATTCTAGAAATAGACACTATTTCATATGACTTTTAACCAAACACTTTTATAGTAAATTAGTCTGTTTTCAATAAAACCTGATCTTGGTAAATTAAGTATTGTTAGACAAATTAAACTACCAATAGCGGTGATTTTTACCAACTTATTTGTTACCAATTATTACTAATAAATACCAACTAAATTAGTAATAAATATTAGTTTGACATTGAATTGAATTTGTATTAATGTAATTATAAATTTACAGTAATGCTGGTAAATAAAAGCTTGAAGTTATCTATTAGCTATTGCAATAATCTTCAAAAATTGTATTAGTAATTATATGAAAAACAATATTTTTTATGTTAGATATTCATTTGAGCATCCTGATTATAGTGTTTTTCATCACAAGTATAATCAGTGTAGTAACTGGTAGTACTTCCCTAATTACTGTACCAGTGATGCTGCAATTAGGTATTGAACCGCGCACGGCTCTAGCTACCAATATGCTGGCATTAACCTTCATGAGTATCGGTGGCACTTTGCCTTTTATTGGCAAAAAAACCATTGACCATAATCGCTTGGCACTACTGATTGTTTTGACGCTTGCAGGCTCAATATTAGGTGCTGTAATTGTGCTGACCGTGCCATCAAAATTGATGCCATTGATTATTTCTGTTTTGATGATTGCAGTTGCGATATTCTCAATTATCAATAGTAATGCTGGAGTAATTCCGGCAACAGGTAGTCCATCACAAGTAGCAGAATTTGGGGGATATGCAGCAACTTTTGTGCTTGGTATTTATGGAGGTTTCTTTAGTGGTGGCTACGTCACTTTATTGACAGCTGCCTACGTTAGCTTATTTCGTATGACGTTTATTAAGGCAGTTGCGAATACAAAGTTAATCAATATTTTTTCTTCACTGATTGCCACTATCATCTTTATTTCGCGTGGGATAGTAGATTACAAACTGGGAATTATTCTGAGTGCTACCATGTTCATTGGCGGAGTCATTGGTTCACGCATTGCCATTAAACTCAGTAATATTTGGTTGCGCCGGATTTTTCTAATGACAGTCATAGCGCTTGGATTCAAAACATTATTAGATTTAAGGTGAAGATAAAAAAGTGTAGGTTGGATGAAAAATTTCTAGCCAAACTACATTAATTTTTAACTACATGCATATTTTAGGGAAAAACCATCTTGGAACAGTCAACAGTCATCTGTCAACAACTTCAATCAGGATAATTTATTTTTTGGAGTTCCCTAAGGGGTTTAAAGCTGAAAACCCAGTCAACCCAAAATACTTTGTAATAGCAACCAAACATTTAGCCCAACGATTACAGTAGCAACTCCCCAAGCTAAAAATTTGAGCCATAACGGATTTACAAACTCACCCATTAAGCGGCGATTACTTGTAAACATCACCAGAGGAATCACTGCAAACGGTAACTGCAAACTGAGGATAACTTGACTTAGAATTATCAGGCGGCTTGTACTATGTTCCCCAAAGATAATAATCGTAATTAACGCTGGAACGATCGCAAGCAAACGGGTAACTAAACGGCGTAACCAAGATGGAAGACGAAATTGTAAAAACCCTTCCATCACAATTTGCCCAGCCAGGGTTGCAGTTAGTGTTGAACTTTGACCGGAAGCAAGTAAGGCAATCCCAAAGATGGCACTAGCAGCACTCACACCTAACAATGGTGAAAGCAGTTTGTAAGCCGATTGTATTTCTGCCACATTCAGATTACCAGAAAAATGAAATGTTGCAGCAGATACAATTAAAATTGCTGAGTTGATAAACAATGCCAACGACAGAGCAAAAGTTGAATCAATTGTGCCAAACTTAATCGCTTCCCATTTTTTTTCTGTACTCGATTGCCAATCACGGGTTTGCACAATAGAAGAATGTAAATATAAGTTGTGAGGCATGACTGTTGCGCCTAAAATGCCAATAGCAATGTAGAGCATTTCTGGGTTTTGTAAAATTTCTCCCTTGGGCAGATATCCAAACATTATCCCTCCTATATCAGGTCGGGAGAACAGAATTTCCGCGATGAAACAGATGCCTACGGTTGCTACCAGGATTATTACTAAGGCTTCTGTATAGCGAAAGCCTTTATGTTGCATAAATAATAATACCAGGACATCCAGCGCAGTGATACACACACCCCATACTAAGGGAATACCAAATAAAAGTTGTAGAGCGATCGCACTTCCTAATAGTTCCGCCAAGTCACAAGCGGCAATAGCAATCTCACACAGTACCCACAAACAAAAGCTAACCCTTGCATTATAATAGTCCCGGCAAGCCTGTGCCAAATCTCGCCCTGTAGCAACACCCAAACGCACACATAGCGATTGCAACAATATCGCCATCAGGTTTGACAGCAGAATTACTGTCAACAGGGTATAACCAAACTTAGACCCTCCAGCGATATCTGTGGCCCAGTTTCCAGGGTCTATATATCCCACTGAAACCAGATACCCTGGCCCTGCATAAGCCAACATCTTGCGCCAAAAGCTTTTAGTGTTGGGAATTACAATACTGCGGTGAACTTCAGGAAGACTGGGGTGGTTTTCAAAGTGAGGCATTTGTTTTACATGGAATATTTTCATATTCTTCTCATAATGTCAGAAAATCAGGGATAAACATCAACCTCTAGGTGCATACATCATAATTAATACCCCCAACAAT
Above is a window of Nostoc sp. UHCC 0702 DNA encoding:
- a CDS encoding polyphosphate kinase 2 family protein encodes the protein MNHDAFIVPPGAKISLKKNYDPAYKIDFSEKNDGGIKLQRDIEQIANYQDILYAQNTYALLIIFQAMDAAGKDSTIKHVMSGVNPQGFQVFSFKAPSTEELDHDYLWRNMKALPERGRIGIFNRSYYEEVLVARVHPEILKKQQLPEYPPGNKIWKQRFEEINNFEKYLVNNGIIVLKFFLNVSKLEQKKRFLARIDSPDKNWKFSVNDVKERAFWDDYMDAYEEVFNNTSSSWAPWHIIPADRKWFTRLVVADIICTKLESLKLKYPTVSDEDKQRLVQAKHMLEQEN
- a CDS encoding peroxiredoxin, which codes for MIYRRTFLSILFASCFAVMSWLNFAPDAIALGGKLPAINQPAPEFSLPTNTGNGRISLSDLRGKWVVLYFYPKDFTSGCTIEARRFQQDLPKYIEKNTQIIGVSADDVDSHAEFCDSEGLKFPLLADTTGAVSKTYGSWIGFVSMRHSFIIDPQGILRETFVKVNPSIHSTEVLAQLEKLQSSAS
- a CDS encoding NIL domain-containing protein, whose amino-acid sequence is MASDNTLIHKRIRVRIPKDYHQEPVISRLVSDYNLTVNITAAILGANAVGDGWFDLELQGTKEQIQNGLTYLHELELEVWDETKIGNW
- the cysW gene encoding sulfate ABC transporter permease subunit CysW encodes the protein MTVDKPSFHSTASDTDTAKPKQQKSWVPALLIGIAIAYLALVQYIPALNVFVQAFAKGVGPFLSNLSKPAFLHAAWLTLILAVIAVPLNTVFGLCAAWAIARYKFPGRAVVLSIIDLPFSISPVVAGLMIVLLYGRNGWFGPWLQAHDIKIIFAFPGMVLATAFVSMPFVAREVIPVLEEFGKDQEEAARILGANDWQVFWRVTLPSIRWGLLYGIILTNARAMGEFGAVSVVSGNIADQTQSLPLFVEDAYKQYETEAAFSAAVLLALLAVVTLVLKEILERKTRIKDVE
- the cysT gene encoding sulfate ABC transporter permease subunit CysT translates to MTLSPTVEGEGKTPAGKAFLQQLVRLPWTWRITLIYLTVMLFIPITAMFLKASTEPPARFWAIATSPLALATYNVTFVTSIFAALLNGVFGTLIAWVLVRYDFPLKRLVDATVDLPFALPTSVAGLTLATVYSDNGWIGSLLAPLGIKVSFTRVGVAVAMIFISLPFVVRTVQPVLQEMEHEIEEAAWCLGASQWQTFWKVILPPLFPTILTGIALGFSRAVGEYGSTVIISSNTPYQDLIAPVLIFQRLEQYDYSGATVIGIVLLSISLVLLLAINFLQAWARRYDSR
- a CDS encoding sulfate ABC transporter substrate-binding protein; amino-acid sequence: MTLWQHALRKLQAMSYDKPLACGNAKGERVYAQQRTYRFRVKSFKGFVSLAMLGAILSVAIAACSGNNGTNSAIETPNASPVAASKQNVELTLVSFAVTKAAHEAIIPKFVEQWKKEHNQTVTFKQSYGGSGSQTRAVIDGLEADVVHLALAGDTSKIEKAGLIQPGWEKEVPNNGIVSKSVAALVTRPGNPKGIKTWADLEKDGVKLITADPKTSGIARWNFLALWNSVIKTGGDDAKATEFITKVYQNVPILTKDAREATDTFAKQGQGDALINYENEVILAQQKGEKVEYVVPDVNISIDNPIAVVDKNVDKHGTREVAEGFVKYLYSPEAQQEFVKLGFRPVDEKLSQTKEVTDKFPKVKTLGTAEDFGGWSEIDKKFFADGGVFDQVQAKIKR
- a CDS encoding sulfite exporter TauE/SafE family protein, with translation MLDIHLSILIIVFFITSIISVVTGSTSLITVPVMLQLGIEPRTALATNMLALTFMSIGGTLPFIGKKTIDHNRLALLIVLTLAGSILGAVIVLTVPSKLMPLIISVLMIAVAIFSIINSNAGVIPATGSPSQVAEFGGYAATFVLGIYGGFFSGGYVTLLTAAYVSLFRMTFIKAVANTKLINIFSSLIATIIFISRGIVDYKLGIILSATMFIGGVIGSRIAIKLSNIWLRRIFLMTVIALGFKTLLDLR
- a CDS encoding Nramp family divalent metal transporter, whose amino-acid sequence is MPHFENHPSLPEVHRSIVIPNTKSFWRKMLAYAGPGYLVSVGYIDPGNWATDIAGGSKFGYTLLTVILLSNLMAILLQSLCVRLGVATGRDLAQACRDYYNARVSFCLWVLCEIAIAACDLAELLGSAIALQLLFGIPLVWGVCITALDVLVLLFMQHKGFRYTEALVIILVATVGICFIAEILFSRPDIGGIMFGYLPKGEILQNPEMLYIAIGILGATVMPHNLYLHSSIVQTRDWQSSTEKKWEAIKFGTIDSTFALSLALFINSAILIVSAATFHFSGNLNVAEIQSAYKLLSPLLGVSAASAIFGIALLASGQSSTLTATLAGQIVMEGFLQFRLPSWLRRLVTRLLAIVPALITIIIFGEHSTSRLIILSQVILSLQLPFAVIPLVMFTSNRRLMGEFVNPLWLKFLAWGVATVIVGLNVWLLLQSILG